The Deltaproteobacteria bacterium genome includes a region encoding these proteins:
- a CDS encoding UbiD family decarboxylase: MAQRTSKQKSKNSFRDLREFIALLERTGNLHRISASIDKNTELMPLVRWQYQGLPDDQRKAFLFDNVSDSAGRKYDCRVAVGALSASRAIYKLALGVKESDGPSAVAEKWNHALSHPIAPRRVAQGPVKDVIIKGKEISRPGGGLLRFPVPISNPGFDGGPFLTAPYVVTKDPETGVANVGTYRCMIKGPDKTGVSVAPAQHIGIHFHKCREKKIPLQAAIVLGCSPAIGLASVAKVGYDRNEYAVAGGIAGEAISLVKCETVDLEVPARAEIVIEGEIRTDYMEPEGPFGEYTGYMGGQLMNGVFNVKCITHRKDPILQMFTEGVPSESGVMRKMGYESTLYKLLKYDCNIPSVINVSLHESSGSRKFVVIRMRKTNPAQPWQALQAAVALDPSHGKILVAVDDDIDSEDADSVNWAISFRMQPHRDVKITTHKFAGLDPSAAPPGSSHTEARFPSPSGCSAIMIDATRKWPYPPVALPAKKYMEAAKAKWESLGLPPLTPKMPWYGYSLGHWQEEDVENAELAIQGDYEAVAARLQQKGIKL, translated from the coding sequence ATGGCACAGCGAACTTCAAAGCAGAAGAGCAAAAATTCCTTTCGCGATCTACGCGAATTCATCGCGCTATTGGAGCGCACCGGCAACCTACACCGGATCAGCGCTTCGATCGATAAGAACACCGAGCTGATGCCGCTGGTCCGCTGGCAATATCAGGGGCTGCCGGACGACCAGCGCAAGGCTTTCTTGTTCGACAACGTTAGCGATTCTGCCGGGAGAAAGTATGATTGCCGCGTCGCGGTGGGCGCGCTCAGCGCGTCGCGGGCGATTTACAAACTTGCGCTCGGGGTCAAGGAATCGGACGGACCGAGCGCCGTGGCCGAAAAGTGGAATCATGCTTTGAGCCATCCGATCGCGCCGCGAAGGGTGGCACAAGGGCCGGTCAAAGATGTCATCATCAAAGGGAAAGAAATTTCTCGCCCAGGCGGCGGCCTGCTACGTTTTCCCGTGCCGATCAGTAATCCGGGTTTCGACGGTGGACCCTTTCTCACCGCGCCCTATGTCGTTACTAAAGATCCTGAGACCGGGGTCGCCAACGTCGGCACCTATCGCTGCATGATCAAGGGACCGGACAAAACCGGGGTAAGCGTTGCGCCGGCGCAGCATATCGGCATTCACTTCCACAAATGCAGAGAGAAAAAGATCCCGCTACAGGCGGCGATCGTGCTCGGTTGCAGTCCGGCTATCGGCTTAGCCAGCGTCGCCAAGGTCGGCTACGACCGCAATGAGTACGCCGTTGCCGGAGGCATCGCCGGCGAAGCAATTTCGCTCGTAAAATGCGAAACCGTCGATCTCGAAGTGCCAGCGCGAGCGGAAATCGTTATCGAAGGCGAGATCCGGACGGATTATATGGAACCTGAAGGACCGTTTGGTGAGTACACTGGCTATATGGGCGGGCAATTGATGAACGGTGTGTTCAACGTTAAGTGCATCACCCATCGAAAAGATCCGATCCTGCAAATGTTCACCGAAGGAGTGCCGAGCGAGAGCGGCGTGATGCGCAAGATGGGCTACGAGTCGACGCTCTACAAATTGCTCAAGTACGACTGCAATATCCCGTCGGTGATCAACGTGAGTCTGCACGAATCGAGCGGCAGCCGAAAATTCGTCGTCATCCGCATGCGCAAAACTAATCCCGCGCAGCCCTGGCAAGCGCTTCAAGCGGCTGTGGCGCTCGATCCGAGCCACGGAAAAATTCTCGTCGCCGTCGACGACGACATCGATTCCGAAGACGCCGACTCGGTCAACTGGGCGATCAGTTTTCGCATGCAGCCGCACCGCGACGTAAAGATCACTACGCACAAATTCGCGGGCTTGGATCCGTCGGCCGCGCCGCCCGGCTCATCGCATACCGAAGCGCGCTTTCCTTCGCCTTCCGGTTGTTCGGCGATCATGATCGATGCGACGCGTAAGTGGCCCTATCCGCCGGTAGCGTTGCCCGCGAAAAAATACATGGAGGCGGCAAAAGCCAAATGGGAATCGCTTGGACTGCCGCCGCTGACGCCGAAAATGCCCTGGTACGGATATAGCCTAGGGCACTGGCAAGAAGAGGACGTGGAGAACGCCGAGCTAGCGATTCAGGGCGACTACGAAGCAGTCGCGGCGCGGCTGCAACAAAAAGGCATCAAACTTTAA
- a CDS encoding cupin domain-containing protein — translation MDSKVVNIGAARARQRTYYEYFMEKEGVPVIHGYGVTDVGKIHLKAWKRIGCDGAYLQLRGLEGITGVYLCKLAAGAATLPERHLYEKVIYILQGEGVAEIQQRNRVPQNIRWRAGSLFSPPMNTLHRLMNQGSEPALFLAVTTAPMALDHYHNEQFVFNSDFAFYDRYDGESGYFEPGGERYLATDNRQWIWETNFIPDASKARIDAQEQKGAGVNLTQFEISKNILIGHLAEWPVGRYHKAHFHGGGAVLVILRSSGYSLMWPNHLGTRPYENGFGDQVVRIDWVPGSVFSPPTNWFHQHFNTGPEPALQLALRCGSQKFPLGIRVAAIRAGVYTSVKQGGTLIEYDDEDPAIRRTYQAELAEKGIVPDMNYDAAANDD, via the coding sequence ATGGACTCAAAAGTGGTAAACATCGGCGCCGCAAGAGCGCGGCAAAGAACCTATTACGAATATTTCATGGAAAAAGAGGGCGTGCCGGTGATCCACGGCTACGGCGTAACCGACGTGGGTAAAATCCACCTCAAAGCATGGAAGCGAATAGGTTGCGATGGCGCCTACCTGCAGTTGCGCGGCTTGGAAGGCATCACCGGGGTATACCTTTGCAAACTTGCCGCCGGCGCGGCGACGCTGCCTGAGCGCCATCTCTACGAGAAAGTGATTTATATTCTTCAGGGCGAAGGCGTGGCGGAAATTCAGCAGCGCAATCGCGTGCCACAAAATATTCGATGGCGCGCGGGCAGTTTGTTTTCGCCGCCGATGAACACGCTGCATCGCTTGATGAATCAGGGCAGCGAACCGGCATTGTTCCTGGCGGTCACCACCGCGCCGATGGCGCTCGATCACTATCACAACGAGCAGTTCGTTTTTAACAGCGACTTTGCTTTTTACGACCGCTACGACGGCGAGTCTGGATATTTCGAACCGGGCGGCGAACGCTATCTGGCGACCGACAACCGCCAATGGATTTGGGAAACTAATTTTATTCCAGACGCGAGCAAAGCGCGGATCGATGCCCAGGAGCAGAAAGGCGCCGGTGTCAATCTGACGCAGTTCGAGATCTCGAAAAATATCTTGATCGGCCACTTGGCCGAGTGGCCGGTGGGGCGCTACCACAAAGCGCACTTTCACGGCGGCGGCGCCGTGCTCGTCATATTACGCTCGTCGGGTTATTCGCTTATGTGGCCGAATCATTTGGGCACGCGGCCTTATGAAAATGGTTTCGGCGATCAGGTGGTTCGCATCGACTGGGTGCCGGGCAGCGTTTTCAGCCCGCCGACCAATTGGTTTCACCAACATTTTAATACCGGGCCGGAGCCGGCGCTGCAATTGGCGTTGCGCTGCGGCAGTCAGAAGTTTCCACTCGGCATTCGCGTTGCGGCGATTCGCGCCGGGGTCTATACCTCGGTCAAGCAAGGCGGCACGTTGATCGAATATGACGATGAGGATCCGGCAATTCGCCGAACCTACCAAGCCGAGCTGGCCGAGAAGGGCATCGTGCCGGATATGAATTACGATGCCGCCGCCAACGACGATTGA
- a CDS encoding iron ABC transporter permease, translated as MSEKSQVMDPAVRFDSTVASPRRFLRLPSLPMVILILIVAFLVLTPLFLMILNSFQTARPGQPIVWGIEGWIKAFSTGGIVKAMTNTFTLAVARQVIALFVGAFFAWLVARTDMPMKNTLEFLFWLSFFLPALPQTMGWILLLDPKYGLANQAIMATGLFSNPPFNIYSFWGITWAHLGGTVAVKVMLLAPAFRNLDASIEEASRISGASGTRTFFRIFIPVMMPAILVSTILGIIRSLEAFEIELLLGTPIGLQVFSTKIHELVTWEPPQFAPAMALSTIFLALLLLMVAMQRGYISKRSYATVTGRGFSIRPTRLGVWRYPAFAVVLVFGLVITIVPTILLVAGTFMKLFGFFNIADPWTLDNWRATLSDPVLMRSLWNTIAIGVGSGIVGVLFYALIAYVIVKKARGSWLLDFLSWLPWSIPGILLGIALLWTFLQTKIFLPIYGTIYLLMIAMVIKSMPFGTQMIKSVLIQLGADLEEASNVCGASSFDTFRRIIFPLIMPALITVGLVGFISAARDISTVVLLGSGKSRTLSLLMLDFAAGAEFEKATVVAVIIVGLVVAAALFARALGGQVGVRE; from the coding sequence ATGAGTGAAAAGTCCCAAGTCATGGACCCGGCGGTCCGCTTCGATTCGACAGTGGCGAGCCCGCGGCGCTTTTTGCGTTTACCGTCGTTGCCGATGGTTATTTTGATTTTGATCGTCGCCTTCCTGGTGCTCACGCCGCTGTTTTTGATGATCCTCAATAGTTTCCAGACCGCGCGACCCGGTCAGCCTATTGTTTGGGGTATCGAGGGCTGGATCAAAGCGTTTAGCACCGGCGGCATCGTCAAAGCGATGACCAACACTTTCACGCTGGCGGTGGCGCGCCAGGTGATTGCGCTGTTCGTCGGCGCTTTTTTCGCTTGGCTGGTGGCGCGCACCGACATGCCGATGAAGAACACCCTGGAGTTTCTGTTCTGGCTGTCGTTCTTTCTACCGGCGTTGCCGCAAACCATGGGCTGGATATTGCTGCTCGATCCCAAGTATGGCTTGGCCAATCAGGCGATCATGGCCACCGGTTTGTTCAGCAATCCGCCGTTCAACATTTATTCTTTCTGGGGCATCACTTGGGCCCATCTCGGCGGCACGGTGGCGGTCAAAGTCATGCTGCTGGCACCCGCGTTTCGAAATCTCGATGCTTCCATCGAAGAAGCATCGAGAATCTCCGGCGCCAGCGGCACGCGGACTTTTTTTCGCATCTTCATTCCGGTGATGATGCCGGCGATTCTGGTCTCGACGATTCTCGGCATCATCCGTTCGCTTGAAGCCTTCGAGATCGAGTTGCTGCTCGGCACGCCCATCGGCTTGCAAGTTTTTTCCACCAAGATTCACGAGCTGGTCACCTGGGAACCACCGCAGTTCGCGCCCGCCATGGCGCTGAGTACGATTTTCCTCGCGCTATTGCTGCTGATGGTCGCCATGCAGCGCGGCTATATTTCCAAGCGCAGCTACGCCACGGTTACCGGCCGCGGCTTCAGCATTCGCCCCACCCGGCTCGGAGTTTGGCGCTATCCCGCCTTCGCCGTGGTGTTGGTCTTTGGTTTGGTCATCACCATCGTGCCGACGATCTTGCTGGTCGCCGGAACTTTCATGAAGCTGTTCGGTTTTTTCAATATCGCCGATCCTTGGACCCTCGACAACTGGCGCGCCACCTTGAGCGATCCGGTGCTTATGCGTTCGCTCTGGAACACCATCGCCATCGGCGTCGGCTCGGGCATCGTCGGCGTGCTGTTCTACGCGCTGATCGCCTACGTCATCGTCAAGAAAGCGCGCGGCAGCTGGCTGCTCGATTTTCTTTCCTGGCTGCCTTGGTCGATACCGGGCATTCTACTCGGCATCGCCTTGCTCTGGACTTTTTTGCAGACCAAAATATTTTTGCCGATCTACGGCACGATTTATCTTCTGATGATCGCCATGGTGATCAAGAGCATGCCCTTCGGCACGCAGATGATCAAAAGCGTGCTGATCCAGCTCGGCGCCGATCTCGAAGAAGCATCGAATGTTTGCGGCGCCAGCTCCTTTGACACCTTTCGGCGGATTATTTTCCCTTTGATTATGCCGGCGTTGATCACCGTCGGTTTGGTTGGCTTCATCTCGGCGGCGCGCGATATCAGCACCGTGGTGCTATTGGGTTCGGGGAAATCGCGCACGCTGTCGTTGCTCATGCTCGATTTCGCCGCCGGCGCGGAATTCGAAAAAGCCACGGTGGTCGCCGTCATCATCGTAGGTTTGGTCGTCGCCGCGGCGCTGTTCGCGCGGGCGCTGGGCGGGCAGGTGGGGGTGAGGGAATAG
- a CDS encoding DedA family protein produces MDFIFDLFHKIYDVESLVRIGGIAGLTVIVFVETGLLIGFFLPGDSLLVTAGLFAARGDIELLPMILALSIAAVVGDTVGYNIGRRSGPKLFSRADSLFFNKKHLITTKEFYDRHGPFTIVIARFVPIVRTFAPVVAGIGAMEYKRFLSYNVAGGIGWVLSMVLGGYFLGQMIPNIHKNIDKVILVVIFLSLLPIIIKVAREKMKG; encoded by the coding sequence ATGGATTTTATCTTCGATCTATTTCACAAAATTTATGACGTCGAATCGTTGGTTCGCATTGGCGGCATCGCCGGATTGACCGTCATCGTTTTCGTCGAGACCGGTTTGCTCATCGGCTTTTTTCTGCCCGGCGATTCCTTGCTAGTGACCGCCGGACTGTTCGCCGCCCGCGGCGACATCGAACTGTTGCCGATGATCTTGGCGCTGAGCATCGCCGCCGTCGTCGGCGACACCGTCGGTTACAATATCGGGCGACGCAGCGGCCCCAAGCTTTTCAGCCGCGCCGATTCACTGTTCTTCAACAAAAAACATTTGATCACGACCAAGGAGTTTTACGATCGCCACGGCCCCTTCACCATCGTCATCGCCCGCTTCGTGCCCATCGTCCGCACCTTCGCCCCGGTGGTCGCCGGTATCGGCGCCATGGAGTACAAACGGTTCCTCTCCTACAACGTGGCCGGCGGCATCGGCTGGGTATTGTCTATGGTGCTGGGCGGATATTTTCTCGGCCAGATGATTCCCAACATTCACAAAAATATCGACAAGGTGATTCTCGTGGTGATCTTTCTGTCGCTCTTGCCGATCATCATCAAAGTCGCCAGGGAAAAAATGAAAGGCTGA
- a CDS encoding UbiD family decarboxylase, with translation MPFNDLREFIDAARQLGQVKEIHGAHWELEIGALTELFAFKEPSPLVLFDQVPGYAPNFRVAANLINTPSRSSLTVGMPPDARPIELIARWKELLKGVKPVPPRFVTNGPILDNVKSGADVDMTIFPTPHWHELDGGRYIGTADCVITGEPEEGGWVNVGIYRVQIHDKNTLGLYVSPGHHARIMREKYWEKGKSCPVVVTFGQDPLLFLVAGQSMPYGMSEFDYYGGLRGAPIDVIRGELTGLPIPATAEIAIEGEVPPPQEQMQMEGPFGEWPGYYAHGAANEPVIRVKRVYYRNDPILCGAPPLKPPFVTFGVPIGAAAIWNYLEKADVPDIKGVWCAIGSSAAAGGAPFIIVSVKQRYHGHAQQAGLAALASRGGNYHGRFVIVVDDDIDPSDMKDVIWAVSTRCDPKTAISIIDGCWSTPLDPAMHPDQRDAGNFVNSRAVLNACRPYAWRDRFPPVNALSAELKATISEKWKKELA, from the coding sequence ATGCCATTCAACGATCTCCGCGAATTCATCGACGCCGCGCGCCAGCTCGGCCAAGTCAAAGAGATTCACGGCGCCCACTGGGAACTGGAAATCGGCGCGCTGACCGAACTGTTTGCTTTCAAAGAACCTTCGCCGCTGGTGCTCTTCGATCAGGTGCCGGGTTACGCGCCGAACTTTCGCGTCGCGGCGAATCTGATCAATACGCCGTCGCGTTCGAGCCTGACGGTCGGCATGCCGCCGGATGCCCGGCCCATCGAACTGATCGCCAGATGGAAAGAGCTGCTCAAAGGCGTCAAGCCAGTTCCGCCGCGCTTCGTGACCAACGGACCGATTCTCGACAACGTAAAATCCGGCGCCGATGTCGACATGACGATCTTTCCAACGCCGCACTGGCATGAGCTCGACGGCGGCCGTTACATCGGCACCGCTGACTGCGTCATCACCGGTGAGCCTGAAGAAGGCGGCTGGGTCAACGTCGGCATTTACCGCGTGCAGATTCACGATAAAAACACTCTCGGCCTCTACGTTTCCCCCGGCCACCACGCGCGCATCATGCGCGAAAAATATTGGGAGAAGGGCAAGAGCTGTCCCGTGGTCGTCACCTTCGGCCAGGATCCGCTGCTATTTTTAGTCGCCGGTCAATCGATGCCCTACGGCATGTCGGAGTTCGATTATTACGGCGGCTTGCGCGGCGCACCGATCGACGTGATTCGCGGCGAGCTCACCGGCTTGCCGATTCCTGCCACCGCCGAGATCGCCATCGAAGGCGAAGTGCCGCCGCCCCAAGAGCAGATGCAAATGGAAGGTCCCTTCGGCGAATGGCCCGGCTACTACGCCCACGGCGCGGCGAATGAGCCGGTAATCCGGGTCAAACGAGTTTATTATCGCAACGATCCGATCCTGTGTGGCGCGCCGCCGCTGAAACCACCCTTCGTCACTTTCGGTGTGCCCATCGGTGCCGCGGCGATTTGGAATTATTTAGAGAAAGCCGACGTGCCCGACATCAAAGGCGTGTGGTGCGCCATCGGTAGCTCGGCGGCCGCCGGCGGAGCACCATTTATCATTGTTTCAGTCAAGCAACGCTACCACGGCCACGCCCAGCAAGCCGGCTTGGCCGCGCTCGCTTCGCGCGGCGGCAACTATCACGGCCGCTTCGTCATCGTCGTCGACGACGACATCGATCCCTCCGACATGAAAGATGTCATCTGGGCGGTCTCGACGCGCTGCGATCCAAAAACCGCCATCAGCATCATCGATGGCTGCTGGTCGACGCCGCTCGATCCGGCGATGCATCCCGATCAGCGCGACGCCGGCAACTTCGTCAACAGCCGCGCCGTGCTCAACGCCTGCCGTCCCTACGCATGGCGCGACCGCTTTCCGCCGGTCAACGCTCTCAGCGCCGAACTCAAAGCGACGATCAGCGAGAAGTGGAAGAAGGAATTGGCGTAA